The stretch of DNA TAACGTACACAAAAAAACCAATCCGATTTACGAAGGCTTATTTTAATACCGGTATAGGCCAGCAAGAACAAACTATTGTTACATCGACGGGTCCTTATGCGATTTCTTGGTCATTAAAGGGCATTTTAAATCAAGATGGTAGTAATAATTATCCTTACAGAATCCGTAGGTACAATGCTGATGTTGTTGctgataattttgaatttggttCAGACAAAAAGGTTATCGTTGCCTTGAAAGACGATGTCTCTCTATCGAAAGTGAAATCCTTTAAACAGCCAAGCAAAGGAGTCTTGATGCCAAGTGCTTCCCTCCAAGATTTTTATGGCTAattcttattttcaagGTTTTAAAGTTGTATTCCGAGTGTATTATATAGTTGTTTCCCTTCCGGAAGTTGTGTAATATATAgttttgaatatatataatggTGTTAAATAGAAATGCCAAATAGTACGtagtaatattatttaaatTGCATGCgtttttttcgttttaAAAAGAGATTTTAGTGTGAAATGCAGTCAAAAGGTACTTTTGTCTGTTTTATAGTACTTGTACATCAGACAAGGATGAATTAATCTTTTTTAAAGCGGTCTCCTAGTCTCCTTCTGAACCCAAAAGTAGATCTCATTTCATCCCAAAATAAAAGCCTTAAAGCCTTAAATTTCTGTCGTGGAGTTGGCTTataaagatattgaaaagcAGTTGATTGGTCAGTGAAAGGATCTTCTTTAATACCATTTACTTTCCTATATACCTTGCGTACAAATCTATGGAAACCTGGACTACTCAGTAACTTGTAGTAAAACCATTCTTCTATACTTCTTGGAGGCATGCTTAAACTGATGTGATAAACATATTCTTGTTGGTAACAGAGTGTTCGTTCAATCTTTTTAAGATATTTTGTTTCCTAATTTCTTcacatttttgaattactgtttttcttaatttcaTAACGGgttcttttcaaaaaaccgtaaaaatttgaggTCACACCAACTAAATACAAATTGTTTCATCACGGTGACTATATCAAGAACTTCGTAAGGAAACATTTAGAAAACTCAATATAGTAAAGTTTCATCAGCAATCTTATCTGAGTAATATTATCTACGATCTAAATATAGGATGATCTGCCGATTTAGGAATCGTACTGTAGATTGCTCTTGGCGACAGATATAGTGAAATACCTTTTACAAAGTGGATACAGGTTGCCTATCACTACCGCCATTTCACTAGCAAGTAGAGTATTGAGAAAACGGTAAACTTTGAAAGTTGCAGATGCAGAATATATATCTGGTTTTGTAGTTCTATCCGCTAAACGGGACGATCGCATTTTAGCCGCCGACAGTGTTAATATAAGTAATGAACTTGGGTTAATTTGATTACGCGTCACAGCTACTAATAAAATAAGACCGAGAGTTTTAATCAGCTAGTGCATACCAAAACAATGAGTAACCAACACAGCCCTCAGCCATTTTGTTTGGACACCAAATTGGTGAAACTATTAGAAGAGCTCCAGGAGGGAAAGCAATTCAACAATAAAAACATATTCCCGGAAAAAGCATTATATTTGAAGCTCGCTCTTGattattctttcttcagAAAGAATTTACTAGAGTTTTGCGTCCACCTTGACAAGATAAAAGGAGTCATTAGACCAAACTATGACactatatatattttgtgCCTGTTGGAGGTGGATCTCCTCAATCTGGTATTTACCGACAATATATTGGAAATATGTTTGCCCAGGTTTGTTTCAAGGGAGGACTTGAGGGTTTTTAATAATACTTTTTACACATATCACGATAACCGCCTACGTATTCTCCAAGAAGACTTTTCtcaattgttcaaaaaaatcaaaactaAGGCTTCTGTACTATGTTTTACAGTTGAGGAAATTTTTCTGACAAACCAAGAAATTTTACCTCAAAACTCAACAGTGGCAGAACTGCAAAAGAGCACTAATAAAGTACAGACAAATGGGCCGCAACGGCACGATTTCATAGTCACTCTAGAAATAAAACTGAACAAAACACAAATCACTTTCCTCATTGGAGCTAAAGGAACGAGAATTGAAAGCTTGAGGGAAAAATCAGGCGCCAgcataaaaataatacctATTAGTGATAAAATGACTGCACATGAAAGGAACCACCCTGAATCTGTTCAACAAACAATACTAATTTCGGGTGACTTATACTCAATTGCATTAGCCGTCACCAGTATAGAGTCTGCATTAATTACTTTGGATTTATAGATTATGCGGAAATGGTGTTGGAAGATACCAGATTGTAAGCTTATTTGATCGTTTCAATGATGGCTTATACAAGATCACACTTAATTCGTATCATTCGAAAcggaaaaagaaatgtggattttctttttcaatttttttttttttcatgatttttttgggCGACGCAGAGatgagataaaaaaatttttcaactgcTATTCTCaatcgaattttttttgttatccTCACCTATTTGTTACATAAATTTCGTTATTTTGCACTTGTTACCCAtcgttttttctttcaagaaACCAAGAACCAATATCCTCATTAACAATGGCTGAAGGTGTTTTCCAAGGTGCTATCGGTATCGATTTAGGTACAACATACTCTTGTGTTGCTACTTATGAATCTTCCGTTGAAATTATTGCCAACGAACAAGGTAACAGAGTTACTCCATCTTTCGTTGCCTTCACCCCACAGGAAAGATTGATCGGTGATGCTGCCAAGAACCAAGCTGCTTTGAACCCAAGAAACACTGTTTTTGATGCTAAGCGTTTGATTGGTAGAAGATTCGACGACGAGTCTGTCCAAAAGGACATGAAGACCTGGCCTTTCAAGGTTATCGACGTCGATGGTAACCCAGTCATTGAAGTCCAATACTTGGAAGAAACCAAGACTTTCTCCCCACAAGAAATTTCCGCTATGGTCTTGACCAAGATGAAGGAAATTGCTGAAGCTAAGATTGGTAAGAAGGTTGAAAAGGCTGTCATTACTGTCCCAGCTTACTTTAACGATGCCCAAAGACAAGCTACCAAGGATGCCGGTGCCATTTCTGGTTTGAACGTTTTGCGTATCATCAACGAACCTACTGCCGCTGCTATTGCTTACGGTCTAGGTGCTGGTAAGTCCGAAAAGGAAAGACATGTTTTGATTTTCGATTTGGGTGGTGGTACTTTCGATGTTTCCTTGTTGCACATTGCTGGTGGTGTTTACACTGTTAAATCTACTTCCGGTAACACTCACTTGGGTGGTCAAGATTTCGACACCAACTTGTTGGAACACTTCAAGGCTGAattcaagaagaagactGGTTTGGACATCTCCGACGATGCCAGAGCTTTGAGAAGATTGAGAACTGCTGCTGAAAGAGCTAAGAGAACCTTATCTTCTGTCACTCAAACTACCGTTGAAGTTGACTCTTTGTTTGACGGTGAAGATTTCGAATCCTCTTTGACTAGAGCTAGATTTGAAGACTTGAACGCCGCATTGTTCAAGTCTACTTTGGAACCTGTTGAACAAGTTTTGAAGGATGCTAAGATCTCTAAGTCTCAAATCGACGAAGTTGTCTTGGTTGGTGGTTCTACCAGAATTCCAAAGGTCCAAAAGTTGTTGTCTGACTTCTTTGACGGTAAGCAATTGGAAAAATCTATTAACCCAGATGAAGCTGTTGCTTACGGTGCTGCTGTTCAAGGTGCTATCTTGACTGGCCAATCCACATCTGACGAAACCAAGGACTTGTTGTTGTTAGATGTTGCTCCATTATCTCTAGGTGTTGGTATGCAAGGTGACATTTTCGGTATTGTTGTCCCAAGAAACACAACTGTTCCAACCATCAAGAGAAGAACCTTCACAACTGTCAGTGACAACCAAACCACCGTTCAATTCCCAGTCTACCAAGGTGAACGTGTCAACTGTAAAGAAAACACTTTGTTGGGTGAATTCGACTTGAAGAACATCCCAATGATGCCAGCTGGTGAACCAGTCTTGGAAGCTATCTTCGAAGTTGATGCTAACGGTATCTTGAAGGTTACTGCCGTCGAAAAGTCTACCGGTAAGTCTTCTAACATCACTATCTCCAACGCTGTCGGTAGATTGTcttctgaagaaattgaaaagatgGTTAACCAAGCCGAAGAGTTCAAGGCTGCTGATGAAGCTTTTGCTAAGAAGCACGAAGCTAGACAAAGACTAGAATCCTACGTCGCTTCCATCGAACAAACCGTCACTGACCCAGTCTTGTCTTCTAAATTGAAGAGAGGTTCCAAGTCCAAGATCGAAGCTGCTTTGTCCGATGCTTTGGCTGCTTTGCAAATCGAAGACCCATCCGCTGATGAGTTGAGAAAGGCAGAAGTTGGTTTGAAGAGAGTTGTCACCAAGGCCATGTCTTCTCGTTAAGATGTCATTCTGGTTAAGGTtatacacatatatatatttttcatttttaatgTCTTAGCTTTTGTATCTTAGATGAAGTTTTAGTTCTGTATATCACGATCAAGATATCATACAATCATAAATTCAATTATTCTTCTGTTTCCCCTCTTGAGGCATCAAACGAGTGTTTGACTGATACACACCAACATACTAAGGCAACTTTTCTGGCTGCCCAAAGCTGTGGCACGTATGAAACTGCTTTTCGGCTGCATAAAACAACCATGTGGAGTTTTTACTGTATTCGCATTTCGCCCCGCTAGCATTCTTCGTTCATGCTAAAAATGAGGCGTGGGCTAATATTCAGTATTAATAATTCCGGCACCCGCACAGCCCATACCGGAAAAGGGGCTGGCTGTTGGGCTTGGCAAAAAACTCAATCTGAGCAGTCATTTATAAAGAAAGACTTTAATTTGTCTTGCTAAACACTTGTAAGCCTTCCAAATATAGATCACTTAAGACAATCTAACAAGTGTCCAAAATGTCTGCAAACGAATTCTACTCAAGTGGCCAACAAGGTCAATATAACCAGCAAAACAACCAAGAAAGAACTGGTGCTCCAAACAACGGTCAATATGGTGCCGACAATGGTAACCCCAACGGTGAACGTGGTTTATTTTCCACTATTGTAGGTGGCAGTGCCGGTGCGTACGCTGGATCTAAGGTGTCGAACAACCATTCTAAGTTGAGTGGTGTGCTGGG from Saccharomyces cerevisiae S288C chromosome XIV, complete sequence encodes:
- the MER1 gene encoding Mer1p (mRNA-binding protein required for meiosis-specific mRNA splicing; required for chromosome pairing and meiotic recombination; Mer1p regulon embraces four essential meiotic pre-mRNAs: REC107, HFM1, AMA1 and SPO22) codes for the protein MSNQHSPQPFCLDTKLVKLLEELQEGKQFNNKNIFPEKALYLKLALDYSFFRKNLLEFCVHLDKIKGVIRPNYDTIYILCLLEVDLLNLVFTDNILEICLPRFVSREDLRVFNNTFYTYHDNRLRILQEDFSQLFKKIKTKASVLCFTVEEIFLTNQEILPQNSTVAELQKSTNKVQTNGPQRHDFIVTLEIKLNKTQITFLIGAKGTRIESLREKSGASIKIIPISDKMTAHERNHPESVQQTILISGDLYSIALAVTSIESALITLDL
- the SSB2 gene encoding Hsp70 family ATPase SSB2 (Cytoplasmic ATPase that is a ribosome-associated molecular chaperone; functions with J-protein partner Zuo1p; may be involved in the folding of newly-synthesized polypeptide chains; member of the HSP70 family; SSB2 has a paralog, SSB1, that arose from the whole genome duplication) — protein: MAEGVFQGAIGIDLGTTYSCVATYESSVEIIANEQGNRVTPSFVAFTPQERLIGDAAKNQAALNPRNTVFDAKRLIGRRFDDESVQKDMKTWPFKVIDVDGNPVIEVQYLEETKTFSPQEISAMVLTKMKEIAEAKIGKKVEKAVITVPAYFNDAQRQATKDAGAISGLNVLRIINEPTAAAIAYGLGAGKSEKERHVLIFDLGGGTFDVSLLHIAGGVYTVKSTSGNTHLGGQDFDTNLLEHFKAEFKKKTGLDISDDARALRRLRTAAERAKRTLSSVTQTTVEVDSLFDGEDFESSLTRARFEDLNAALFKSTLEPVEQVLKDAKISKSQIDEVVLVGGSTRIPKVQKLLSDFFDGKQLEKSINPDEAVAYGAAVQGAILTGQSTSDETKDLLLLDVAPLSLGVGMQGDIFGIVVPRNTTVPTIKRRTFTTVSDNQTTVQFPVYQGERVNCKENTLLGEFDLKNIPMMPAGEPVLEAIFEVDANGILKVTAVEKSTGKSSNITISNAVGRLSSEEIEKMVNQAEEFKAADEAFAKKHEARQRLESYVASIEQTVTDPVLSSKLKRGSKSKIEAALSDALAALQIEDPSADELRKAEVGLKRVVTKAMSSR
- the MRX7 gene encoding Mrx7p (Protein that associates with mitochondrial ribosome; green fluorescent protein (GFP)-fusion protein localizes to mitochondria; YNL211C is not an essential gene), producing MPPRSIEEWFYYKLLSSPGFHRFVRKVYRKVNGIKEDPFTDQSTAFQYLYKPTPRQKFKALRLLFWDEMRSTFGFRRRLGDRFKKD